The genome window AATCATCAACCTCAATATCACCAGCCACAGTCTGAGCTACAGCTCTTGGGGCATTTTGCATAATGTTTTCTAATACATTCAAACATTCAGCATGAGTAATAGATGCATCTGTTATCGTTGTATCCGCTCTGCTGTCACCTGTTGGAAAACCAGCGATGATACCAGTACCAGACGCAGCATTCACACCAACAGTTACACCATCCACAGTGATAAAAGTACCATCAGCAGATAATGTGCCACCACCAGTATCAAAGTTACCTAAAGGACGGCCGTCAATTTCCCACTGGCCGCGCGCTAAACCTACTGCGGACGCAAAACCACCTGCGATACCGTCAATAGATGCGTCTTCTGCATCATCAGTAATAGCTAGAAACCGCGGCAATGCTGTTGCTGCTAATAAACCCAAAATTATCACTACTATGATAATTTCGATAATAGTGAAACCACTTTGTCGCTTCATCATGTTAACTCCACACCCTTAATTGTTAGTCTATCGCTGTTTACGCCCATTTTACTTACTATTACAAACTTGTCTTCCGTTTTTTTCATTTTTACCGATTATTTACTAACCACCCTTGTAGGCGTTTAGCATGTCCCACATAGGGGTAAAGATACCTAAGGCCAAAATCAATACCATACCTGATACCACACAAATCAGAATGGGCTCTATCTTTGCCGTCAGTGCTTTTAAGTCGTATGCCACTTCTCTTTCATAAAAGGAGGCAACTTCCGTCAACATATCGTCAACCTGGCCTGTTTCTTCGCCCACAGCTAACATTTGGAGCACTAAAGGCGTAAATAATTCACTTTGTACTGCCACCCGCAGTAAGCTCTCACCGCGTTCTATATTTTTTCGCATCTCGCGGATTTTTTCCGCCATATAATCATTATCTACGGCTTCAGCCACCAGGGTTAAGGCTGAAGTTAAAGGCACACCAGCCCTTAGCATCATAGAAAAGCTACGGCAAAAACGTCCCAGTGTCGCCCGGACAATAATAGAACCCATTAAAGGGGTTTTAAGCTTCCAGTAACTCCATTGATAGCGGCCTTTTTCTGTCTGTAAATACATCCTCAAAGCCCAGATACTGCCGATCAGCGCCGCCAGCATCAGTTTCCAGTGGTTAATAAATAAATTGGAACTAGCCAGCAAGACCCGGGTCGCCCAGGGCAGCTCTGTATTAAATTTAGCAAACATGGCTGCGAATTGCGGTATTACCAGCACATTCATCAGTACCATAGCCACTGCAATAGCAAAAAGTACAAAAGTTGGATAACGGGTGGCTTGTTTAATTTGCTTTTTGGTTTCCATTTCCTGTTCAAAGTAGCTGGAAAGTTGCAAAAAGGATTCATCTAAACGACCGGTGTTTTCACCGACATGGACAATAGACACCACCAAACGGCTGAATATCTTCGGGTGCTGTGCCATAGCCGCAGATAAAGTGCGGCCTTTTTCCAACTGTTCAGCTAAATCCAACAACACCGTATTTAAAGCAGAGGAACTGGTGCTTTCCGCTAAACCGACAATAGCGCGGATAATAGGAATACCGGCTTTCATCAGCGAATACATCTGGCGAGAAAAAATAATTAGCTCGGTCATACTGACCCGTTGCCATGGCCAGACAATAGCTGCGCCGGATTGTTTTTCTTCCTGCAGCTGAATTTTTATTGGAATTTGGCTACGTTGCAGCAGCATATCTGCTGCAGCGGTTTCACTACCTGCTTCGATACTACCGCTGATCGCTTGACCTTGCCGGTCTCTGGCTGTGTAGCTGAAGATTGCCATTAGATAAGATCCAGCTCTGCAGTAGTAATACTGACTGGCTCTTCTAATTCAAGATATTCCGATACTTTAATCACTTCTTCTATGCTGGTCAGCCCTTGCATCGCATAATCCAGCGCCATATCACCCAAAGGCCTAAAGCCCTCGTTGTTACGGGCAGCAATAGCAAAACCTTCGGCGTCACTGCGGCGCAAGGCGTCAGCCAGTTCACGGTTCATCACCAGTAATTCAAACACGCCAATACGACCCGAATAACCTGTATGGTTACAGTTCTGACAACCTTCACCACGCCAGAACTGCTGGCTTGGTGTTATGTGCTTGTGCTGTAACCAACTGATTTCAGAAGAGTCCGGCGTATAGGGTTTCTTACAATGCGGGCATAAACGTCGCACCAGTCGCTGTGCCAGAATGGCCCGCAAGGCACTAGCCACTAAATATTCAGCGGCGCCCATATCAATTAAACGTAAGGTACTGCTGATTGCATCGTTGGTGTGCAAAGTCGACAACACCAGGTGACCTGTTAAAGCGCCACGTAAGCCAATTTCTGCGGTTTCCTGATCACGCATCTCACCGACCATGATGATGTCGGGATCCTGACGTAAGCTGGTTCTTAATACGTTACTGAAGGTCAGGCCTATTTTGTGGTTTACCTGTACCTGATTAATCCGGGGTAAGCGGTATTCCACCGGATCTTCCACCGTAATAATTTTATTGCCTTCTTTATTCAGCTCGCTGAGCATGCCGTACAAACTGGTGGTTTTACCCGAACCTGTAGGGCCAGTGACCAAAATCATACCGTGAGGTGTTTTTAAGATACGGCGCAAACGTTTCAGCAGCGCATCCGGCATACCGGTTTGTTCCATCGTCAGCAAACCTGCTGATTGGTCTAATAAACGCATTACCACCGACTCGCCATATTGCACAGGCATAGTCGACATCCGCACATCTATAGTGCGACCTTTAATTTTGATTTGAAAACGGCCATCCTGCGGCAAACGTTTTTCTGAAATATCCAGCTGCGCCATCAGCTTTAAACGCAGTACCAACGCCGGCACTATACTGACTTCTTTTAACACGTTTTCCTGCAATACACCGTCGACCCGCTGGCGAATACGCAGCAGTTTTTCGTCCGGTTCGATATGAATATCCGAAGCCCGCACTTGCACCGCATCCTCAAAAATAGATTGCAGCAGCTTGACGATAGTGTTGTCGTTATCTGTTGGGTCGCTTAAGGCGCCAAAGTCCAGAATATCGGTTTCGGCGTATTCTTCTTTGAGCTGAGTGGCAAAACTTTCAATCTGTTTAGTACGACGATATAAACGGTCAAAAGCGCTAATCAGTTGGCTTTCCCGTACTATCGCAATAGAGATATCTTTGGGTGCCAGCATAGGCGCTATCTGGTCCAGCACAGACAAATCGGCTGGATCGCTCATGCCCAACAAGACGGAGTTCCCTCTGTCTTCCAACACTAAAGCGCGGAAACGACGGGCATGAACTTCTGGTAATAAGGCGACAGCTTTAGGGTCAATTTGCTGCTGACTAATATCCAGCAAATCCACTTTGAGCTGTTGCGATAAAAACTGCAGTAACTGGTCTTCAGTCAAAAACTGCATATCAATCAGGCTACTACCCAGCTTGCGGCCAGTTTTCTGCTGCTGCGCTAAGGCTTGCTGCAATTGCTGCTCACTGATGATGTTTTCATGCACCAACAGGTCGCCAAGTCGCATTTTTAGTCTGGGTTTTAACATAAAATCACTCTAACGCTGCTATGCGTTTTTTTACATAGTCCAGGCTCTCTGCTGATAAGCCAAAGCCGTTTACTGCCACCTGACGATAAGCACGCAATGCCTGCTCTGTTTGAGACATCGCATCGTAACTTAATGCCATACCGAGCCACCAACGCGCCTGTTCAGGCTGCTGACGAGCCAATTGCTGAAACACTTGTACAGCTTGTGCATGCTGACTGGTTTTTTGCAGCGCTGCAGCTTTTAACGCATAAAAGTCAGTGTAGTTAAAGATGTCCGGCTCGTATTGTAAGTAGCTCAGCGCTTTGCTCCAGTCTTGCTGTTTCAGCGCTAAAGCGGCCAGCGCCATAGATAACTTTGGATCCTGCACACCGGCGGCACTTGCCTGTTCCAGAATTTGCACAGCACCTGCGTCATTCCGCTGAATTTGAGCCAGACGCGCCAACTCTAAATAAGCCTCACTGCGGGAGGGTTCAAGCTGACGAACCTGTTGCCAGTAACTTACAGCCTGAGTTAACTTGCCGATAGATTCAGCCTTTTGCGCTTTGTTCTTTAGTAAGTCTTTTTGTTGTTCCGGACTGAGTTGTACTTTTTCAATAGCCAGAGAACGGGGTTTATCTGCAACTTGCGGTGTATCGTTCCAGTCAGGTTCAATAGCAGTTTCAGACTCGGCGGCAAAGTCTCCGCTTTGGTCAAATTCGTTCACCTGCACTTCGTCTGTCGCTGTTGTATCGGCCAACGAAGTTTCATTGCTAGCAGCAACAGGTTCAGGTTCAGCCACAACAACCTCAACGACACGCTCTTCAGCTACAGGCTGGTTTACAAAAGGCTGTAATTCAGGTTCTGCTACTATGACTGGTTCTGCTACTGGCTTCTTAGCCAGCTGAGCTGCAGCTTCTGGTGATACACGGGTAGCCACCACATCCTGCAGGCTGACGGGTTCTGCCGGGACATTAGTGACGGCAGCCAGATTTTGAGCCTGCGGCACCAGCTCTGCGACAGCAGCGAGCGGATGCACCTGACCTTTTTGTACTTCAGCTGCTGTAGTGGCTTGTTCGGTTTTAATGGAGAACCGCTCCATATACCAGGCCTGACCACACCAGCCCGCTAATAAAGCCAGAGGCACAGCTCCCCACAACAACAGATGTGACTTACGTTGTGGTTTAAAGCTGGCAAAACCTCTGTGCTGTTGTTGCTGTTGCTGCTTGTCTAAATCACGCAACATCTTATTGATCACGCTCATAACCACAGCCCCCGGAAATGCCAGGCAGCGGCGGCGGCAACCAACAGCACTGAAATCAGCGCACCAAGCAAAATGGGGTTTAGAGCTGACATCTGAATTTGTACGTCTTCAGTATCTTTTGCGGCATAACGTAAATGTTTGGTATCCAC of Rheinheimera sp. MM224 contains these proteins:
- a CDS encoding tetratricopeptide repeat protein, with translation MSVINKMLRDLDKQQQQQQHRGFASFKPQRKSHLLLWGAVPLALLAGWCGQAWYMERFSIKTEQATTAAEVQKGQVHPLAAVAELVPQAQNLAAVTNVPAEPVSLQDVVATRVSPEAAAQLAKKPVAEPVIVAEPELQPFVNQPVAEERVVEVVVAEPEPVAASNETSLADTTATDEVQVNEFDQSGDFAAESETAIEPDWNDTPQVADKPRSLAIEKVQLSPEQQKDLLKNKAQKAESIGKLTQAVSYWQQVRQLEPSRSEAYLELARLAQIQRNDAGAVQILEQASAAGVQDPKLSMALAALALKQQDWSKALSYLQYEPDIFNYTDFYALKAAALQKTSQHAQAVQVFQQLARQQPEQARWWLGMALSYDAMSQTEQALRAYRQVAVNGFGLSAESLDYVKKRIAALE
- a CDS encoding type II secretion system F family protein, which encodes MAIFSYTARDRQGQAISGSIEAGSETAAADMLLQRSQIPIKIQLQEEKQSGAAIVWPWQRVSMTELIIFSRQMYSLMKAGIPIIRAIVGLAESTSSSALNTVLLDLAEQLEKGRTLSAAMAQHPKIFSRLVVSIVHVGENTGRLDESFLQLSSYFEQEMETKKQIKQATRYPTFVLFAIAVAMVLMNVLVIPQFAAMFAKFNTELPWATRVLLASSNLFINHWKLMLAALIGSIWALRMYLQTEKGRYQWSYWKLKTPLMGSIIVRATLGRFCRSFSMMLRAGVPLTSALTLVAEAVDNDYMAEKIREMRKNIERGESLLRVAVQSELFTPLVLQMLAVGEETGQVDDMLTEVASFYEREVAYDLKALTAKIEPILICVVSGMVLILALGIFTPMWDMLNAYKGG
- a CDS encoding GspE/PulE family protein; amino-acid sequence: MLKPRLKMRLGDLLVHENIISEQQLQQALAQQQKTGRKLGSSLIDMQFLTEDQLLQFLSQQLKVDLLDISQQQIDPKAVALLPEVHARRFRALVLEDRGNSVLLGMSDPADLSVLDQIAPMLAPKDISIAIVRESQLISAFDRLYRRTKQIESFATQLKEEYAETDILDFGALSDPTDNDNTIVKLLQSIFEDAVQVRASDIHIEPDEKLLRIRQRVDGVLQENVLKEVSIVPALVLRLKLMAQLDISEKRLPQDGRFQIKIKGRTIDVRMSTMPVQYGESVVMRLLDQSAGLLTMEQTGMPDALLKRLRRILKTPHGMILVTGPTGSGKTTSLYGMLSELNKEGNKIITVEDPVEYRLPRINQVQVNHKIGLTFSNVLRTSLRQDPDIIMVGEMRDQETAEIGLRGALTGHLVLSTLHTNDAISSTLRLIDMGAAEYLVASALRAILAQRLVRRLCPHCKKPYTPDSSEISWLQHKHITPSQQFWRGEGCQNCNHTGYSGRIGVFELLVMNRELADALRRSDAEGFAIAARNNEGFRPLGDMALDYAMQGLTSIEEVIKVSEYLELEEPVSITTAELDLI
- a CDS encoding prepilin-type N-terminal cleavage/methylation domain-containing protein, producing the protein MMKRQSGFTIIEIIIVVIILGLLAATALPRFLAITDDAEDASIDGIAGGFASAVGLARGQWEIDGRPLGNFDTGGGTLSADGTFITVDGVTVGVNAASGTGIIAGFPTGDSRADTTITDASITHAECLNVLENIMQNAPRAVAQTVAGDIEVDDLTGFSLLVQEGTGGTNNQCFYYQTNGLTEIPAAGVTADLNGFTYDPATGSVNVFKLKPN